CAAAGACGATGATCATGTCTTCGACTGCCTTGAATGTATCCTCCCACTCCTGTTTGGAATGAAGAACTTCCTTATAAAGCTGGGCATTCTCCAAAGTTAACGCAAGCTGATTGGATAGTTGTTCAAGAAATTCGAGTTCATCTTTATGCCATGTTTTCTTTTTCTTCCTGCCAAAAGTCCAAATTCCGATTTTTTTACTTTTTCCGTATAAAGGGACCAATAGAAGTGATTCGATCTCAAGGGATAATAGACGTTCCTTTTCTCGGAAGTCCGGTAACTGTTTAACTTCCACCACAATGGGCAGTTTTTCTTTCAAGGCAGACGAGAAATCCTGAAAAGGGTGTAACAAATTTTTGGCATCCATTTCAAGTTCACAGTGACCATTAGGGCAGATATGAAGAAGGGCAGGTTCTTCCTCATACAATATGACAAAATGACTGTCATCGAAGGTAATGAGCTGCTTAAGTTTTGTGATAACATTTCGGAGAATCTCTTGGATGTCGATGTCCATATTCATATTTTTAGTGATGTCATTCATGATTTCAAGCTGCAAATTCTTCTTCTTCAGTTGATCCACGGTTTTCTTAAGTTCCGTGTAATACGTTTTCTTTGAAGATTTAACACCTGTCATTAAGTCTATCAACTCAATTTTGTTCATGCTTTTCACCTCTTAAAGGGCTGTAAGAAGCAGCTGATTAATCTGTTCTAATGACATATCACGAGGATTGGTGATCATGCAGGCATCCTCAAGAGCGGTCATCCCTATGGGGTCTATCATTTCTTTCGTAATGCCGACATCACTTAAACTCTTGGGAGCCCCTATATCCTGGGATAATTCCCTTACGAAGTGTATGGCTGCCATTCCTGCTTGCTGCTCGGTCAATGTCCGTGTATCGATGCCCATGATTTCTGCAATTTCGCTGAATCGCCTTGGTGAGGCAATTCGATTGAAATCCATGACATGGGGAAGGAGTATCGCATTGATTTCACCATGCGGAAGGAGGTATTTGCCGCCTAAGGCATGTGAAATGGCATGGGCAGCTCCCAAAATGGCATTTGAAAAAGCCAGTCCAGCCTGAAGGCTTGCCATCGCCATCGCTTTTTTTGCTTCCTCATTATGCCTGGATGCAACAGAGGGGCGTAAGTGGCGGGAAACGATGGAAAGCGCGTTTTTGGCTTGTACATCTGTCAAAGGCGTCGCTGCGATTGATACATAGGATTCAATGGCGTGGGTTAAAACATCCATTCCTGTAGCTGCGGTCAAATCCGGTCCCAAGGTGGTTAAGGTACCAGGGTCGACTATTGCAATATCGGGGACGAGTGATTTTGAAATGATCGTCATTTTTTTCTCGCGGAATGAATCGACGATCACTGAAAACTGAGATACTTCCGAACCCGATCCTGCAGTGGTCATGATCATCACCATGGGCGGGAGGGGTGAGTGGACTTTATCAACACCTTCATAATCACTGATGATGCCGCCATTCGTTACTAAAAGTGCAACCCCTTTGGCGACATCCAAAGCACTGCCTCCTCCCAAACCAATGATGGCATCACATTCTTGTTCTTTAAATGCCAAACAGCCGGCTTCGATCTCCCTATCCTTCGGATTGGTCGTCATTTCTATGAAGGTAGCAAAAGCAAGGCCTGCATCTTGGCAGGATGTTATGACTATATCTAACCAGCCAGCATTGGCCACCCCTGAGTCGCTGACTATCAAGGCCTTTTTGGCACCCAAACGCAAGCAGGCCTCGCCAGCTTGTTCAATCGAACCTTTTCCAAAAATCACTTCCGGCATCACGAATTTAGTTATCGACATCTTTGCGCCTTCTCCCTGTGAAAATTCTATTCCTTCTGTATTATTTTCCCGAAAAAGAGCGAAAATCCTGTTTGGATTCCAGGTATTTTTATATAATCTGACAAAATATCGAATGATAAGGAACTTTTGGCACGAGTCAAACCTCCTGTTAATTTCTTAAATTTGTAAATTCATTACTTTAGACATGTATGAATAGGGATAAACCTACCTAGTTGGTATTTTCTATATATTGTAAAATGGAGGTGAAATCTATTAAACTGGGAGGCAATCTATGAAAAAACAATTCCTATCGGTAACCTTAATCGCAGCATTGACACTCGGGACAGCCGGGACAACTACCGCTTTAGCAACGCCACATCCATCGCCGGTGCTATCTGCTCCATCCACGGACAAGCAAGTCATTAAAAAAATCGATGCCGATCGAATCTACAAGAATATTGAATACCTCTCACAAACACCTCGGGTCGCCGGTACCGATTCTGAGTATAAAGCCGTCCAATTCATCAAAAAGCAATTCAAATCTTATGGCTATAATGCCGATATCGAAGAGTTCAATTTTTTATCTTATACAGACCCAAATCTGGTCGAACTGTCCGTTGCCGGATTTGATGGGGAAATCCAAGCGAACCATTTAACCTATTCTGTTAATGGGGACCTATCCGGTGAATTGGTATATGCCGGTTTAGGAACGAAAGAAGAGCTGGAGGAAACCGACGTTTCAGGGAAGATTGCCCTTATACAAAGAGGGAGCCTCACTTTTGCAGAGAAAGTATTGAATGCAGCAGAAAAAGGGGCAGCGGGAGTCATCCTATTTAATAATGCAGATGGGGAATTAAACGGGACACTCGGAGAGGATAATGACAAGTATATTCCATCTGTCACGATAACCAAAAAGGATGGAGAAGCCCTGCTGGAAAAATTGAATGCCGGGGTTAAATTGACAGCATCATTAAAAATCGAAGGAGCGTATTCCGGAGAAAAGACCTCTTATAATGTAGTGGCAACGAAAAAAGCAACAAAGAACAATAAAGCAAAAAAGAGCGATATCATTTATATTACTGGACATCATGATTCCGTAGCAGGGGCACCCGGAGCGAATGATGATGCATCAGGAACATCCGTCACCCTTGAACTTGCACGTGTTCTGAAGAATCTTCCTACAGATACGGAAATTCGCTTCGTCACCTTTGGGGCCGAGGAAAATGGATTGCTAGGTTCACGGCATTATGTGAACAATCTCTCTGATGATGATATCAAGCGAACCATTGCCAACTTCAATCTGGATATGGTGGGAAGCAGGGATGCCGGGGATTTGGTCATTTTGACTAATGATGGAGAAATGAACCTTGTAACCGATCTGGCCCAGGCATCAAGTACAAGACTGAATGGAGAGCCGACTCCATATGGACAAGGCGGGCGAAGTGACCATGTATCGTTTGCTGAAGCCGGGATTCCAGCTGCTTTATTCATCCACAGTCCATCAGAACCTTGGTATCATACTCCTGATGATACCATTGATAAAATCTCAAAAGAAAAGCTTCAAGATGTTGCCGAAATTGTCGGCACCGCTGTCTATGACCAAGCTAAAATCGAAGCTAAAAAACCTGATCCAAATCATAAAAAAGGAAAAAAGGTGAAAGTACCGCAATTATTTGACGAAAAGGAATTCAAATAATGCA
This sequence is a window from Brevibacillus sp. JNUCC-41. Protein-coding genes within it:
- a CDS encoding iron-containing alcohol dehydrogenase yields the protein MSITKFVMPEVIFGKGSIEQAGEACLRLGAKKALIVSDSGVANAGWLDIVITSCQDAGLAFATFIEMTTNPKDREIEAGCLAFKEQECDAIIGLGGGSALDVAKGVALLVTNGGIISDYEGVDKVHSPLPPMVMIMTTAGSGSEVSQFSVIVDSFREKKMTIISKSLVPDIAIVDPGTLTTLGPDLTAATGMDVLTHAIESYVSIAATPLTDVQAKNALSIVSRHLRPSVASRHNEEAKKAMAMASLQAGLAFSNAILGAAHAISHALGGKYLLPHGEINAILLPHVMDFNRIASPRRFSEIAEIMGIDTRTLTEQQAGMAAIHFVRELSQDIGAPKSLSDVGITKEMIDPIGMTALEDACMITNPRDMSLEQINQLLLTAL
- a CDS encoding M28 family peptidase, which produces MKKQFLSVTLIAALTLGTAGTTTALATPHPSPVLSAPSTDKQVIKKIDADRIYKNIEYLSQTPRVAGTDSEYKAVQFIKKQFKSYGYNADIEEFNFLSYTDPNLVELSVAGFDGEIQANHLTYSVNGDLSGELVYAGLGTKEELEETDVSGKIALIQRGSLTFAEKVLNAAEKGAAGVILFNNADGELNGTLGEDNDKYIPSVTITKKDGEALLEKLNAGVKLTASLKIEGAYSGEKTSYNVVATKKATKNNKAKKSDIIYITGHHDSVAGAPGANDDASGTSVTLELARVLKNLPTDTEIRFVTFGAEENGLLGSRHYVNNLSDDDIKRTIANFNLDMVGSRDAGDLVILTNDGEMNLVTDLAQASSTRLNGEPTPYGQGGRSDHVSFAEAGIPAALFIHSPSEPWYHTPDDTIDKISKEKLQDVAEIVGTAVYDQAKIEAKKPDPNHKKGKKVKVPQLFDEKEFK